The Microlunatus antarcticus genome window below encodes:
- a CDS encoding DUF3311 domain-containing protein produces MSNHPSPRTGGTDPRWRLSPTKVAVGLILLVGIVVPLLVPTYAKVEPRLFGFPFFYWYQLLWVFIAAGLCFASYMLLRREKAAFARDRDAATDRSEGGTR; encoded by the coding sequence ATGTCGAACCACCCCTCGCCGCGGACGGGCGGCACCGACCCGCGCTGGAGGCTCAGCCCGACCAAGGTCGCCGTGGGTCTGATCCTGCTCGTGGGCATCGTCGTCCCGCTGCTGGTCCCCACCTACGCGAAGGTCGAGCCCCGGTTGTTCGGGTTCCCCTTCTTCTACTGGTACCAGCTGCTGTGGGTCTTCATCGCCGCCGGCCTGTGCTTCGCGTCCTACATGCTGCTGCGCCGCGAGAAGGCGGCGTTCGCCCGCGACCGCGACGCGGCCACCGACCGTTCCGAGGGGGGCACCCGATGA